In Candidatus Woesearchaeota archaeon, the DNA window AAAATCCTGATGTTCTTGATCTTCCATATCTAAGTCTGAAAGCTCCACTTCTCATAGGATGACCCAAAACAGGTCTGCCGCCAACTAAATCTTTCACATAAGTATAGTCAGGATATATTGGTGCTGAATCTTGTGCTTTTGATTTTTTACCTTTACTTTTAGCTTTTGCTTGTACTTCTTTAATGTATTTTTCCAAAAAAGACCAATGTTCCATGCCTAAATCTTTGTTCCAGCTAACCAAATTTTTCCATAATTTAGGTGCTTTTAAAGGAATGCAAGAACTGTGTATTAAACAATATCCGCTTCTTAACAGATTGGTTGATATTCTTGGTATGTCTTTGTACAAAGCACTAGAAATTTCTCTTTTCTCAGAAGGGTCTCCTGAAATTTCTACCGGAATGTTTTTCATTAAAAATGCAGATTCTTCTTTACTTGGAAAATATTGTAAATTGGCAACATATTCATGGTAGTCTTCCAACTCTGCCGAGCATCGATTTATTTCTTTTTCTGTGGGATCATATTCTTGATATCCCATGTGTTTTCTAACGTAATCTGCTATTAATACAGATACTGCTGCGCCAGTTCCTCCTGCAGCTCTTATAGGTCCTGCATAATTTAAACACATATATTTTCCTTTTCCGTCCAATCTCTCTTTTAGTTCTAATCCTGTAAAGCCTTCTAGTGGCGCAGAAACAACACCTAAAGTTACATATGCAAAACCAGTTCTTATACCTATCTCCATTGCTTCAACAACATCTTTAAATTTGCAGAATTTTTCTTGAGCTATTTCTAATGCAATAATCATGGCAACCCTCCAATCTTGGGGAGAAATATCTTTTTCTAGTTCTAAAATTCTTTCTATAGCTCCGGATCCTTCTATTTGTGGTGCTACTGCGCTTATTAGTCCAACTACTCGTTCTGCTAAGTTTTCTGCTATTTTTACTTCCACAAAATCTTCAGGATCATAACTTTTTTTTCTTGCTTCTGTCGCTAGTTTGTGTAATTTGAGAGATTCATCTTTAAGTAATTTAAAATACTCTTTTGTTTTTTTGCTTGCTATAATCATTTTATTTTTTTGTTTTCTTTTTATTGATTTGTTGTTATTTCTGAGTCTTTAATCTGCTTTAGTTTTTCTTTTAATTCTTTTTCTTCTTTTTCTTTTTGTTCTTTTAATTCCTTTAATATTTCCTCTTCTTTTTCTTTTGTTTTTTTACTCATGAAATTAAGCATTTTTACATTTCTTGTTCTTAAATTTATTAAAGGCAACCTTGCTGGTTGAGGTTCTAATCCTCTTTTTATTTGATCGTCTGTTGTTTGCGTCCAACAAGAACCATTTATCATAGTTATGTTTCTATAATTTTTAACACTTGCTCTGTGTATGTGTCCTGTAATGAAAAAATCAGGAACTATATCTATTATTAAAGGGTCTACATCTTTATCAGGTATATATAGTGTAGAACCGTGTGTTGGAGCTAAATGTCTTCTTTGTAATAAATATTTCATTATTAAATCTGATCTTTTTTGTCCTCCAGCAGCTCTTATATTAGGTATGTTTTCAGAATAATAAATGAGTGATCCGCCGTGATATAACAAGCAATCAAAACCAGGAAAATCTTTTGTTTTCCCTATATTTACAACAGAAGGATTGCTTAAAATTGTCATGTTTGACATATTCCATAAAGGTTCGGTTATATCTTTAGGTAATGGTTCTTGTGGTTCAGCTAATCGTCCTGCATCGTGATTTCCAGAAATCATTATTATTTCTATATGTTTTGGTATTTTTTTAAGCCATTCTGCCGCTTGAGAATATTGTTTTTTTATATCTATTATTTCTAAATCGTCTTCTTGACTGGGATATACTCCAACACCTTCTACTAAATCTCCTGTGTGTATTATGTATTTTAGTTTGTTTGCTATTTCTCTTTGCTCTGGGGATCCATATTCTCCTTTTGTCCATTCGATAAATTTTTCAAATTCTTCTTTCATAAATACTTTTGAACCGAAATGTATGTCTCCAAGTATTGCTAAATATTCTTCTTCTTTTTGTTTTTTTAGTTCTTTTGTTGGGGGTATATCTGGAAATATTATTTTTTGAGCAAATATGGCATCATTAAATTTTTTTCCTATGACTCCTATTATTTCATCTAGAGAAACGTCATCAACAATAGAAACTAATTCTTTATTTCTTTCATCATTTTTTATTATAACTGTGCAAATACCTGTTTTGTCTTCTAATTTTAAAACATAATTATTGTTTTTTGTTATGTTTTTTTCTAAAACCATGCCAATTATAGATATTTGTTCATCAGAATTTTTTTGCATAACTCTTGATATGCTTGAAGTTCCTATCATGTCTTGCCTAATCATTAGAATGTTTGAAATTGTTTCAAATCTTCTATTTATAACACTTACAAAATCTTGATAAGACCTTTTTTTAGGTGGCTTAGTATAATTTTTTATTATTGTTATTGAAGAATTTTTTTGTTCATTAATCTTTTTGAATTCTTCTAATTTTGTTTCATCTAAAATATCTAATTCGGATCCATAATGATTTATTAAATTGTTTAGAAAATCTGAATCTATTTCTTTGTCCATAATATCAGGATTTACTAAAATTCCTTTCTCTATTAAATTTAATAGAATTTCTTTTGATTTCATTTTAGACTTGTATTTTTGCTCTTGTAGAGTCTGATATTCCTAGTTCTTCGTCTAATATATTTATTATTTTTCGTTCAATAGATTTGCTTATGCTTAAAGATATTTCTCTTGTTCTGCCAAATCTTCCTTTACTTATTACTTTCGCGTTTATTATTCCTATCATATCTAATTCCGCAATAATATCGGAAACTCTTCTTTGTGTTAGCGGTCTTAAACTTGCAACTTGACAGATGTCTTTGTATAATTCATAAATATCTCCTGTAAATATATTTTTTTGTTTTTTTTGCGCTAATAATAAAATAGGATATAATGTTGCTTGAAATTGTTTAGGATGGGTTTTTACCATATCTATCAATCTATCTCTTTCTATTTTGTCTTCTGCTTCATCTATGTTTTCTATTTTGATTTTTTCTTGATTTTTTCTTTCTGCTACTTCTCCAGCAACTCTTAATAATTCTAATGCTCTTCTAGCATCTCCGTGTTCTCTTGCAGCATATGCAGCACATTTTTGTATTACGCCATCTTCCAATATATTTTCTTTGAAAGCATTTTCAGCTCTTTTTTTTAGAATGTCTTGTATTTGTATTGCATTATATGGTGGAAAAACTAATTCTTCTTCACTCAATGATGATTTTACTCGAGGATCTAAATTGTTTGCAAACATCAAATCGTTAGATATTCCTATTATTGATAATTGTGATTTTTTTAAATCACTATTAATTCTTGTTAAATTATATATTATTTCATCTCCTGCTTTTTTTACAAGCTGATCTATCTCATCCATTATAAGAATTATTGTTTTTTCTTCATCTTCTAGTGCTTTAAAAAATACATTATATACTTCATCTGTTGGAAGTCCTGTTGGAGGTATTGCTTTACCAAAAAATCTTGCTAATTCAGCGATTAATCTATATTCTGTATCCGCTATTTTTTTTAATTTACAATTCAAGTAAAATATTTGAAGAGGTATTCCTTTTTCTTTAGACAAATTTTCCATTTGATCAGCTACATATTTAGTTACTAATGTTTTGCCAGTTCCTGTTTTTCCATATATGAATAAGTTTGATGGTCTATCATTTTTTAATGCTGGAGCTAGTATTTGAGCTATTTGTTCTATTTGTCCATCTCTATGATTTATTTCTCCTGGCATATATGAGCTTTGTAACACTTTTTTGTTTTTGAATAAAGAATCTTTTTTTAAGAACTTTTCAAAAAAATTATTTAGATTATTTTGTACCATTTTTTCCCCCTCAACAAAATTCCAGAGGAAATGGTGGTTATATAAATATTCTTCTTTTGGAACTTCTATTTTATAATATATCTTATAGGAAATATAGTACACTCCCCTTTATTTCCTTTGGAAATGTTTTTTTAAAAAATGATTTGAGATTGTATCATATTTATGTAGTCTTTTAGTGGTCTTTTAGTAGTCTTTTAATGGTCTTTTAGTAGTCTTTTATTGATATTAATATGTTTATGAGTATAATATAATAATATAAATAATAATAATATAAATAATAATAAGATTTGTTAAATAACAGTATTAAAACTGACTTATTTCCATTGAAAAAAAATCAGCAACAAATAAGATGAATTAACTTCTATATAGAATATAATTGTATTTTTGTATTAATATAATATAATATAATTAGAATGTTTATAATAATATAATAAATGATAACCTTTTTATTCCTTTATTTCTTTTTATTAATATAATAAATAAGAACGCATTTTATAATATGATGTATTATTCAAATAAATAACTAAATAATGATGTTGACTTCTTAAGAATTTAATTTGATAATTGTTAATCATTTTTATTGTTATCTTATTTTTTTATTATCTTTTTTTTATTAATATCTTTTTATTAATATCTTTTTTTTGATATTAAATCAAATTTAATTTATAATCAAGTTAACTTATAATTAAGTTAATTTATAATTAAGTCAGATTCAAATCAAAAGTAAGTAGTGTTTAATTTTCACTAATTAACAATTATTAGTTAACAACCATTATTTGATAATTATTATAACAATTATTAATCTTTATCAAAAATTTAATGAATTCTTTTTTTACAAAAAAAATCTCTAAAAGAAATGAAGGGGTGACACCTATAAATTTAATTACAAATTCAATTATTTTTTTTCTTTAAAACATTGATTAAATTATCAAGTTCCAACTCAAATCCCGAACAAGGCATTTCAAGTTCAAATAAAGAAATAGCTTCTGGAGAAATCTCACCAACATGTCCTATTATTTGATCATTAAATATTATTTTGCCACTTCTTCCTTCCATATAAATCTTCAAATCCCCTTTTTTTACATAATATTCAAGAT includes these proteins:
- a CDS encoding ORC1-type DNA replication protein, with the protein product MVQNNLNNFFEKFLKKDSLFKNKKVLQSSYMPGEINHRDGQIEQIAQILAPALKNDRPSNLFIYGKTGTGKTLVTKYVADQMENLSKEKGIPLQIFYLNCKLKKIADTEYRLIAELARFFGKAIPPTGLPTDEVYNVFFKALEDEEKTIILIMDEIDQLVKKAGDEIIYNLTRINSDLKKSQLSIIGISNDLMFANNLDPRVKSSLSEEELVFPPYNAIQIQDILKKRAENAFKENILEDGVIQKCAAYAAREHGDARRALELLRVAGEVAERKNQEKIKIENIDEAEDKIERDRLIDMVKTHPKQFQATLYPILLLAQKKQKNIFTGDIYELYKDICQVASLRPLTQRRVSDIIAELDMIGIINAKVISKGRFGRTREISLSISKSIERKIINILDEELGISDSTRAKIQV
- a CDS encoding metallophosphoesterase → MKSKEILLNLIEKGILVNPDIMDKEIDSDFLNNLINHYGSELDILDETKLEEFKKINEQKNSSITIIKNYTKPPKKRSYQDFVSVINRRFETISNILMIRQDMIGTSSISRVMQKNSDEQISIIGMVLEKNITKNNNYVLKLEDKTGICTVIIKNDERNKELVSIVDDVSLDEIIGVIGKKFNDAIFAQKIIFPDIPPTKELKKQKEEEYLAILGDIHFGSKVFMKEEFEKFIEWTKGEYGSPEQREIANKLKYIIHTGDLVEGVGVYPSQEDDLEIIDIKKQYSQAAEWLKKIPKHIEIIMISGNHDAGRLAEPQEPLPKDITEPLWNMSNMTILSNPSVVNIGKTKDFPGFDCLLYHGGSLIYYSENIPNIRAAGGQKRSDLIMKYLLQRRHLAPTHGSTLYIPDKDVDPLIIDIVPDFFITGHIHRASVKNYRNITMINGSCWTQTTDDQIKRGLEPQPARLPLINLRTRNVKMLNFMSKKTKEKEEEILKELKEQKEKEEKELKEKLKQIKDSEITTNQ